The Periplaneta americana isolate PAMFEO1 chromosome 2, P.americana_PAMFEO1_priV1, whole genome shotgun sequence genome has a window encoding:
- the LOC138715128 gene encoding zinc finger protein 888-like — translation MDAIQTESGIDQMAAQHDDRNEEDKPLCKEENFLEIYVNEIKVEPPDLNCYHGSHIKCEENEDPISIPVQKFETEEESCNVDIMKEEMIPGKVEADDSWTERSVELLYEEDVRSEENELCKKSIEQSDNMITYMRTQLQTQQNFGFQANLSAERDLMCDPGSKVCSSPQLSKEHRLVHSVQKPFKCEICQKSFTRLQQLRRHAVSHKIDKPFKCDICEKNFGHQLELKKHALTHTEDKPFKCNLCDKSFTRIDNLRTHATTHTGLKPFKCDMCDMSFARPFYLRIHSLTHTDNKPFKCNICEKSFAQLHRLQRHTETHKDDKPFKCNVCGKNFRLQQHLKNHAITHTGGKDFKCEFCGKSFSRLDNLRTHEATHSGQKPFKCGICGKNFLRVDNLRTHSLLHTDDRPFKCKYCDKSFTRPAHLRRHSLSHTGDRPFKCEVCDKSFTHVEYLQSHAASHRVDKPFKCEMCDKSFARLSNLQQHTVSHTDSKPFNCQFCGRTFKYHSNLRYHLSSHI, via the exons ATGGATGCAATTCAAACAGAATCTGGTATTGACCAAATGGCTGCACAGCACGATGACAGAAATGAAGAGGACAAGCCTCTGTGTAAG GAAGAAAATTTCTTGGAAATCTATGTGAATGAGATCAAAGTGGAACCTCCTGATCTTAACTGTTATCACGGCTCACACattaaatgtgaagaaaatgaAGATCCTATTTCAATCCCTGTGCAGAAATTTGAAACTGAG GAAGAGTCATGCAATGTAGACATCATGAAGGAGGAAATGATTCCAGGCAAGGTGGAAGCAGATGACAGTTGGACTGAAAG GTCTGTAGAGCTACTTTATGAAGAAGATGTGAGAAGCGAAGAGAATGAATTATGCAAGAAGTCCATAGAACAGTCAGATAATATGATCACGTACATGCGAACACAACTTCAAACACAACAGAATTTTGGTTTCCAAGCTAACCTTTCAGCTGAGAGAGATTTAATGTGCGACCCTGGGAGCAAAGTTTGTTCCTCACCACAACTTTCGAAAGAACACAGACTTGTTCATTCAGTAcagaagcctttcaaatgcgaaATTTGTCAGAAAAGTTTTACACGACTTCAACAACTTCGACGACATGCAGTAAGTCACAAAATCGAcaagcctttcaaatgcgatattTGTGAGAAGAATTTTGGACATCAGTTAGAACTTAAAAAGCACGCATTAACTCACACAGAAGATAAGCCtttcaaatgtaatttgtgtGACAAAAGTTTTACACGAATTGATAACCTTCGAACACATGCAACAACCCACACTGGCCTTAAGCCTTTCAAATGCGACATGTGTGATATGAGTTTCGCGCGACCTTTCTATCTTCGAATACACTCATTAACCCACACAGATAACAAACCTTTTAAATGCAACATCTGTGAGAAGAGTTTTGCACAACTGCATCGTCTTCAAAGACATACAGAAACCCACAAAGACGACAAGCCTTTCAAATGTAACGTCTGTGGAAAAAATTTTAGACTGCAACAACATCTTAAAAATCACGCAATAACTCACACAGGTGGCAAGGATTTCAAGTGCGAATTTTGTGGTAAGAGTTTCTCACGGCTAGACAATCTTCGAACACATGAAGCAACTCACAGCGGccaaaaacctttcaaatgtggcATATGCGGAAAAAACTTCTTACGAGTTGATAATCTTCGAACTCACTCATTATTGCATACAGATGATAGACCTTTCAAGTGCAAATATTGTGATAAAAGCTTTACAAGACCTGCACATCTCCGAAGACACAGTTTAAGTCACACGGGTGATAGGCCTTTCAAATGCGAAGTATGTGATAAGAGTTTTACACATGTTGAATATCTTCAGTCACATGCTGCAAGTCACAGAGTtgataaacctttcaaatgcgagaTGTGTGACAAGAGTTTTGCACGATTGAGTAATCTTCAACAACACACAGTAAGTCACACAGATAGTAAACCGTTCAATTGTCAGTTTTGTGGGAGGACTTTTAAATATCATTCAAATCTTCGCTATCACTTGTCAAGTCACATATAA
- the LOC138715137 gene encoding ankyrin repeat and death domain-containing protein 1A-like: protein MAKPNPIPDLKQRVKTLEGQVRLLLPLIEEVRVLKERLDSRSLHGLEARKEEEKVRSSSDLKELKEELKLRERELRETQAELEKLKEESEREKAELRQKYEGEHQLRLQQEQSYQEQLGKLRQEMQAEREMRRQLEESNVEALQTLQQELQVKGEELKKLADELQAERQKTAELRAAAEVRPNLEQKDSDGRTELHRAAEWGDTHRVQLLLDAGSLVNAVDHDGRTPLWLAAEQGRQDACRALLAAGAWPNVKDRPSGHSALHMAAFWGHPAVCELLLAAGARPNEPADANQWTALHRAAYHGHAPVVQLLLQHGAERGARDKNGQTALDLARQHKHKEVVAMLRC from the exons ATGGCAAAACCCAACCCAATCCCCGATCTCAAGCAGCGAGTGAAGACCCTGGAGGGACAGGTTAGACTGCTCCTTCCTCTCATAGAGGAGGTGAGGGTCCTCAAGGAGAGGTTGGACTCGCGGTCCCTGCATGGCCTGGAGGCAaggaaggaagaggaaaaagtaaGGAGCAGCAGCGACCTTAAGGAGCTGAAGGAGGAATTGAAGCTGAGAGAGAGGGAATTAAGAGAAACACAAGCTGAACTGGAAAAGCTGAAAGAAGAATCGGAAAGG GAGAAAGCAGAACTGAGGCAGAAATATGAAGGAGAGCACCAGTTGCGGCTCCAGCAGGAACAG AGTTACCAGGAGCAGCTGGGGAAGCTGAGACAAGAAATGCAGGCTGAGAGGGAGATGAGGCGCCAGCTGGAAGAA agTAACGTGGAAGCACTGCAAACTCTCCAACAAGAACTGCAAGTGAAGGGGGAGGAACTGAAGAAGCTGGCAGATGAACTGCAAGCGGAGCGCCAGAAGACAGCA GAGCTCAGAGCTGCGGCTGAGGTCAGGCCCAACCTGGAGCAGAAGGACAGCGATGGcaggactgagctacaccgggcaGCGGAGTGGGGGGACACACACAGGGTGCAGCTGCTCCTGGATGCAGGCAGCCTGGTGAACGCCGTGGATCATGATGGCCGCACGCCCTTGTGGCTGGCTGCAGAGCAAGGCCGCCAGGATGCGTGCAGGGCGCTGCTGGCTGCCGGGGCATGGCCGAACGTGAAGGACCGACCATCTGGCCACTCTGCTCTGCATATGGCTGCATTCTGGGGGCACCCTGCAGTGTGTGAGCTGCTGCTGGCAGCTGGGGCGCGGCCCAACGAGCCTGCTGATGCAAACCAGTGGACTGCACTGCACCGTGCAGCATATCATGGCCACGCCCCAGTGGTGCAGCTGCTGTTGCAGCATGGCGCTGAGCGGGGGGCGAGGGATAAGAATGGACAGACGGCCCTGGACCTGGCGCGTCAGCACAAGCACAAAGAAGTGGTGGCCATGCTGCGGTGCTGA